gtgggggactttccattttttaatttaatttttcatttctcaatcgttttttccgattatagcaccatatgtatatccataattcgaaaaaaatatctcgaataaatgttacttaattttacgttaaggaatccaaatctgcaataaaaaaaatgggagctcttatttaagattttaaagtaacccccaccccacctccgtggagggccgtgtttggtgtcattcaatagatttttcaaaaatattgaatacgtgtatttttcagtttttcgatctgatcttcattttgcgaaatatcgcggggttcgtatttaaaatttccCTCCCACTCCCTCtttgtggggggtcgtgtttggtatcattcgatagatttttaaaaaatattgaacacttattttttagtttttcgatctgacattaatttcgcgaaatattcgctttttttgtgaaactttgtgactcgcccattgtcagatttttgaaatataactaccgtcgaaaaaatgaaagaatagggcttttcatttacagtcatttgtttcgagctgcgGTCATGTGTCacttaatattaatatatctacgtcatacgttattgctatataccaatgatacaaaccaaagacatatggCGTAGATATATAGGGCTTtccattcacagtcatttgtttcgagcttctgtcatatgtcgtataatccgtatatattaatattatacacagattatacaacataatgacagaagctcgaaacaaatgataatcgatgaaaagccctattaatattatgtgacacatgacagaagctcgaaacaaatgacaatcgatgagaAGCCCTATAGGGCTTATAGAAGCCCTGtcgggcttttcatcgattgtcatttgtttcgagcttctgtcatgtgtcacataatattaatatatctacgtcatacgtctttggtttgtatcattgatatatgcgtatatgccaataacgtttaacgtagatatattaatattatgtgacacatgacagaagctcgaaacaaatgactgtgaatgaaaagccttatacccatgaacgatcacatcaatcacttattttgtatttgctaccTTTTtgtataacaaacgtttgttatttatagaaaaagagagcaaatacaaaataagtgattgatgtgatcgttcatgagtatagggcttttcattaacagtcatttgtttcgagccactgtcatatgttgtataaaccgtgtatattaatattatacacagattatacaacatattattatgacaaaagctcgaaacaaatgacaatcgatgaaaagccctattctttcatttttctgattgtacactattttgcatgtactttaacttaccttatcttaatctgacgatttcgaatttttctaaggatagatttttttcggaccccccttgaCGAACTCCCCtttattaagagccaatatatggtagaggtatatttaaagggtacaaggtttcttcccatgtgataatctgacgggttcgagtaactgcaaaaaattcccgcttgggctcccctaccataatataataatatgacGTATTTCAAAGGGATCTCTAATCACTTTTCTGTTTATTATGAGTGAATCACAGGATTACAAATTACAGTCGAAAACCGACCGGAATTGTCTTATTTGGTAAGAAAGTTTAAGGAAAGTAGGTACCAAATAAcatatgctttgtttttaaaccaagaggagtaaactaaaaataCAGATTCACAgtattcacacccaagaaagtcactagaaaaatcaccaaatatatATCTTCTTTTTCTGTTGaacatatcggccttcgacggaaatccataaatattataatattatattattacgtcgctaaagagttctaaacaactgttttttatatcaaagcagactaaaaatccaaaaattaaaggaatagcacagaaaacacaaaaaatctcTAACATAACTTAATAATTtacctatgaaatgccagtagtgtcaaaatttcgtaaatgttattagtgtcaaaatttcataacagtagagtaaacttgcctatgaggttggaccaattacaaacaagcattacggcgcggtaaatttaaaCTATTcttcctggtttaaaaacagaccataagtGTTAATGATTAATTATTGCAATTTAGAGAGTCaacaagtaaaaaataaacaaacaaaaaggaAAAGGAGTGGTTAAAAGATTTTTGGATTTGGCAACACTGGACGGTTCTGTCAGCATTCAGGAATAATAAATACATACACATTTGCCacatttaatactatttttatcAGTGTGATTTGATtgaagttatttatttttacagtAATTTTTTACGTATTTTATCAATTAGTACATTTATTAATTGCACGATTTGGAAAATCTTTAATACAAAAacaagcaattttttttattttacatgcGATGTTGCCCAGTCCTTCAGAAAGCCATTTAAATCGAAGAGTGAAGTtgctaattaatataaaaaataaaaaattatatattttcgcCTTTAAATGAGATATGTAATGAGAGTATTTAAATGAGATACGTAAGTAAATTGGGTTGTGACGTTTTGAAATTGAAACTAAAATAAATTCAGCTTTATTTTAGTTATATTCCGTAAATTTGGCAACGTTCTTCAGAAGTGACTAATGCACCAACAGTCGGTATTTTTATCACGACATAGGCAACTCTTTATTCACTAATTCAGATTTTTTCTATATGCAGTACAAAATTCAACAAGCAGTACATAATATACCAGTATATACGGTATAAGTATACTTTTTTATGTTGCAACTCTTTTTGTCGAATTTTTAACAAGTATGATTTAATTTTGTTTGTAGTTTTGTTCTGATGCTATTTTTGTTGCGGCATTTTAACAGAGTTTACTATTTTTACTGGCAATTAACCACAATTTAGtttaaaatctttattttgaCGTTTCCACTTCCGAAAATTGATATTTTGATGTCCACTTCCGAAATCATTTGTTATTTATTAATCTACTTCCGAAGTGGAAATGtaaacgtcaaaataaacatattttgaaCTAAAATGTGGTCAATGTCCAGTAAAAATCGTAAATTGTTTAGTTTTCTTTTGAAACAGACTTTTCCTATGGCAATGGCAACTTTTCAATCCAGATATGTATATATATTAGGTATGCATTAATAAGTAAAAAAAgaagtgcgtccataaagtaactcataaattcattatttcgtaaaccggcgactttaaggaaaattccgaaacaggtcgatttttatttttaaattacaatgttttggcatatatatcatactagtgacgtcatccatctgggcttgataacgtaatcgatgaattttttaaatgaaaataggggtcatgtgatggCTCATTTGCAAGGGTATgcaattctctatttactaatacaaacaataacataattatttttacagggtttCCAAAcagaattttttaattatattaattgagacaagaagaagaatgtatgtaacttatttaattcaaaattcgttttacttttgtcagaaaaacAAGAATACATatacatgtttatttgacaaataataaatattgcttttcgcttaaattcaatgttagagctgccacccacctgcctcttggaagtttaacattacgcttaagcgaaaatcgatgtttattttttaaataaaacatttttatgttttctggcacgaataaaatatatttagaattaaacaaattacatgcattcatctttttgtaccaattaatttaatttaaaaaaacattttttggacaccctgtataaataattatattaatgtttaaattattgaatagagaattacataccctttcaaatgagctattacatgacccctattctcatttaaaaaatcatcgattacgtcatcacgcccagatggatgacgtcactattatgatatgtatgccaaaaaatcgtagtttaaaaataaaaatcgacctgtttcgggatttttttcttaagtctccggtttacgaaatattgaatttatgcgttactttatggacgcactgtatgcTATGCTATGAAAAACAaagttcagaaatggctgataaggTAGGTATCATCAAAAGAAGTGGAGAGACACTCAAGAGCAAATCCAGACTAAGAAAacaatcaagaatattgataaaaacaACTCTcaaacagtttgatgaacctcaataaacgagagatcaaaacggtcacagaaatggtgactggacattgccgtttaagaaaccaCCTATACCAAGCTAGGTAGGTACCTAAgagtgaatgaaccatggtgcagaaagtgcgaaatggaagaagagacttCCGTATGACATTACAACAATGTGCTAAGTGATGTAAGGCAGGAATTCACTAGTCAATTGAAGTTTGAGGTTttaaccagaagagatcctaaaagtACCAagaagaaaactgttggcctttgTTGAGGCCATAGTACTTATTAGAGTTTAAGGGAAAAACAAGGTATGGTACAAAGGCCTTatgactaacgagtctcgcctgagttaacaAGAAGAAAAAAAGAGAAGGTATATGAGTCCACTAGATGCAAAACTCTGTATTtgcaaaaattgtaaaaattgagTTTGAGCTGACAGTTAGTTGTTACATATTACAGCTATCTGCTGATGTAGAAATTCACCTGCAAAGTAAGGTATTTGCTAAGAAATAGGCATTAGAAATCTTGAGTCAGATGCAAAACTCTGTATTTGTGAGCCTATGCCAGTTGCATAACTTTGTAGGTAATTGCAATTGGCCAATCGATTACATTGTTTGAGTCACATGACACGTCTCATGTAGGTACCCATGTTAATTACTCCATCATACGCCATTCTGACGTAGGGTTCAGCAAGTATATAATACGAAAAGAAGATAAATCGTCCATAGATACTCTCCTTAGAAAACATTATGGTGAAAATTGGAGAGACCAGCCGGATCtcacattttataaaataatagataCTGGCGTACAGACTCATAATGATGAGAGGATTGAAAATGATCATTTTAACGATGAGGACCCAGAGCTTAGAGTTTAggaattaatataaaaaatatatacacatAATTTGTAAGATCTTTTGTACTTTggataaaaataaactgttataCGCAAATTTTACTTCCACATGCTTTCCTCCTTATTCATAACACATTAGGTTTGGAAAACAGACTAATCCAAGAACAACTAATATCGTAAATGGTTGATTATTATCATGTACATATTTGCAAATGAGATGCATAAATCTGTATTTACATAGTTCACTTGCAAAACTgggtattttcaatttttttcttccttTCGTAGCAAACACAATAACTTTctaagagaaaaatcattatattTTACCTAATAAAGCATTTAGCTATCACAAAAAAGTACCATGTACCATTTATTAAATCTAAggttttttgcaaaagttatcagttttttgcaaataactcagtTTGACTTAGGTATACAGTAAATGCAAAGTTTTGCATCTAGCGGACTCATATCATATGcattaataagtaaaagaagtaTATTTTAATGTACATATTGTTATGTACATCTAGACTTGAAATTTATTCATTTAAAACTACATTATGCTACATTATGTTTACATTATGCTTACTAAACGTCTCACTTATTAATAAATCTCACGTTTTATCTCACGTTTTATCTCACTTTATTATCTTCTATGGTAGTAGTGACAATGATGGCAGCCATGGACAAATATATTGTGTCCGCACGGTAATGGTGGTCCATACCAAGCACCCGGAGGTGCAGATGGTGCGTAATTTGTTGGAGGCGGTGCATAATACGTCTGTTGATGCGGGGGAGGTTGTGGAGGCGGTATATGGTGATCGTGGGAGTAGTGGTGACGATCGTGGTGTCCATGGTGATGATCCGAATGGTGACCGTGGTGATTACCCATTTTCGAGTTATTCTGCAAGAAGTGAGAATTTTAAATATCGAATTTGAATACCTATCCTATGTATATCGCTTGCTACTTCTTCTTATCAGCTGtttgacaaaaaatataaaaggtGGAAAACAACTATAAATAGCTCTTTCGGACTATTTGGTCGTCATAAGGACGGTGCAAGCAAGTTAGCACAGGAGTAAATTAACTTAAAAAACGATCGTTACCGTCACAATGTGCTCAATTgcagtatggtataactagatccaaacccagacatccaaagtgaaagttatcctccaacaccaaattgttctatatatggtccacataatgttcagaaaaaagtcacactattttgagcgtcgggtttggggggagaggggggagaaatcggtaaattcgtagttctttaagtttttcgtcaatatttctaaaactatgcggtttagcataaacaaccttctatacaaaaatattctatattaaatttgaaacaagaaaggtcctatgcataatccttttaaaaggaacggttccaaagttacggaggtagtatagtataattggtccaaaaaagacctaacccagatattaaaagtaaaagttttcctccaacaccaaattgttctatatggtccagatattgttcagtaaaaagttacaccattttgagcgtccggtttgggggggagatgggggagaaatcggtaaattagtagttttttatgtttttcgtcaatatttctaaaaatatgctttagcgtaaacaatgttctatacaaaaatgttctacatcaaatttaaaacaaaaaaggtcctatacataattgatataaaatcaacgattccagagttacggtgggtgaaaagtggaggttatCGCTCTTGATGATATGTCACAGACACAAAAAAAAGTGGAGAAAAAAGATTGATATAAGAAAtttgaaaaacaaacacataTCTACATGAGCCAAAAACAATATATCTATATCTACGTACATAATATACCTATGTATATTAAGTATAATACATATAAGAGACGGCTCACAAACGTCGTAAACGACTACTTAGTATAGTAAGTATATATGGTAGACCTATtctattaaaaaatatagatttaaCTTACAAATCAAACAATAATTCCTTAATAAGTACGGAAGCACAAGACTGGATAGGTACTTTACAATTTTCTAGTAGACAAACTAAGtaggttttttgtttatttgttgttGCGGGTCGCTTATCttaaacttttaataattatttttaacgatAACTTCGTTTCTGAAAATATCCGGAAATATAGGTGATTAAATTCTTAATCAACGAAACGTTTTAGAATATGATTGTAAGAAgtgttgtaagtatgttattcACTTAACTGTTAATCATCAGATGAATTTCGACAGGAAttgattcttcttcttcgcgTACCTACTTCGTGATTTTAAGGACATTTTCGATTATCGCGGCCCATTTTACCTTGTCTTCAGCAGTTCTATTGTTGTCTTTCTACTTCATGCCCTctttttccttctacttttccttaGGTATACCTATAACCAATCGCATCAATTGATATTTTACATTTCTTAGTATGTGACTAAACTAGGTCATTTTtgtttccttcatagtgttgagtatttttttttcttttttcatgtttcttaatgtttccgtgtttgttacatGTTATGTTCATGATATTTTCCAAATATGTACTTCGATAGCACCACATCTAAAAGCTGGCAAATCTTTTTTTAGTTGCGTCCGTAATGTTCGATCTCCATATAAAAGGGTAGAGAATAGGTAGCACCTCAATACTCTAGTTCTAATTTCTATTCCCAGTTTTCGATTACATTGAATAATACTGTTTTAATCTTATTAAAAGTGCTTTCTGGCCATCTCAATGTGCCGTTTTGTATCTATAATTGT
The window above is part of the Diabrotica virgifera virgifera chromosome 2, PGI_DIABVI_V3a genome. Proteins encoded here:
- the LOC114327954 gene encoding uncharacterized histidine-rich protein DDB_G0274557-like produces the protein MGNHHGHHSDHHHGHHDRHHYSHDHHIPPPQPPPHQQTYYAPPPTNYAPSAPPGAWYGPPLPCGHNIFVHGCHHCHYYHRR